The genomic region acatttgaaagtgCAAAAATGTTGTTAGCAGAAGTCTTAAGAGATTATGTGTCTCTTTGGTATGTGGTGTTGCTTAAAGCTCCTAGCCCTTGCTCCGGACTTCCTACATTTTACCCTACTACATCAGTCAGTCAGGTAAaggatttcattattttagCTCTGTGCTCTTCCTGTCTTTTTCATGTTACCAGCACATAACAGCAGCAAGTAGACAGAAGCAGGCAACTGCATGTTGGGCTGACACACTGCCACTACTAttatgcagaaagaaatgcatacTGAGAATTTGCCTATAGTGCAGAGGAACTATTAATTATACTAGAGGAATTAGTTCCTCTAATTTAAAATGCTGACATCTAGCACTGAACTCAGTAGAATTTCAGGTCTGCTTTTTACCTCTACAAAAAGACTGATTTATAGAATGTATGAAATACAGGAACAGCAAGCAGTTTGCTTTCTGCATGATACATACATTTAGATACTTCCTTTTTTATCTAAACTTGCATATTGAAAGGGGAGTGATCTCATGGGACAGATTTGCATCCTATTTTGAGTCATATTAcacttgttttcctgttcatgGTTCTGAACCTCTTCCATGGGAACTTGgaatacaacaggaaaaataacgGTGGGGTTGGTCCCATCCACttctgagagaaagagagacacaAGAGTGGAAGTGTAATTTTTTTGGGCTGGTTGATGGGTACAGCAAATGTGCAGTTTAGTTCTTGCATACAGCTATAGGATTAGTTGGcgaaaattaaaaaaataaaagcgaGGAGGGCCATCTATAAAGGCTTTGAAGTGTTTCAGAATGTTTAGTGCTTTCCAGAATAAAGGAATATCTGGGTTTAGAGAACTGGTATGTATAGACTGTTGCAGCATTTCAGGACTCCTTTATCCTTAGGTGCTCTTTTCCCACATAAATGAGATGGCAGACAAGATGTTGGACAGCTGGGCTTTTGGAGAACTGAATTTCAGGTGTGGTGCTGGGTAGCTTTGCTAAGTTGGTGGCTGGTGGGTGGCGGAGCTTGTGCCATGAGAACAAGGTCAGCAGAACCCAGGGAGAGGTGGGCTGTCTGGTACAACTGCTTCCCTGTGCCCGCAGTGAGCAGGAAAGCAAGGATTCGTTTTGtgggagtcttttttttttttctttttgtcctgtgggcaaaaataaacatctgtatgtttatttaaagagttgtatttattttgttttacaatggGTATTTATGTTCCACCCAGCCTTGAAAACATGACTAAAAGCTAGTAAACGATTCCATGACACATCGGAAAAAAAAAGCGGTGGCCaactattttgaaatgtttttaatgccaATCATTTAGAGACAACTCTAATTTGTTAGTCAACAGAGGTACTTTAAACTTGTGCTGCTTTAAAGCTGAGTATGTGCATTAACAATTTGTCTGGGCATGCAGAggggcaaaaaaataaattaaaaaaaaaaaaaaaaaaacacaacagcaaatcAGGCTTTTATTGCCAAGGAGCAAAAATGATGACGTGTCCATGAAGAGTCACAAAAAGCAGCGTTCTGGTGGTCACTCTTAAATGGGGGttagctttatttctttcatcGTCGCGTTACGCGATGCTGAAGAGCCCTTGGCAGGAGTCTAGGAGAAGGCTTTTACACTGGGGCTACTTTCAGAGCCAGAATTTTCCACCCGGTGTCCCGGAGGCTGCCGTGAAGCCGCCGCCAGCGGGGCCTTAGCAGCGCAGGGGGCGCGGGGCTACTGAGGGGGCGctgccgccgggccgggcccgccCCGCCGTGTGACGGGGCCGCGCTCCAGAAGGTTCCTTGGCAACGCCATTTTGTGGCGAGCTGCGGCGCGGCGGTGGTCCCCTGGTGGCGGTTCGTGGCGGCTTGGAGAAGGGCGGCGGGTACCCCGAGCAGCACAGCGAGGACCCCGAGCAGCACAGCGGGTACCCCGAGCACGGCTGCACCCCGAACTGCTGAGGTGGGTTGGGCAGGCAGGGCGCAGCACTACAGtgcaggggaggggggagctgaAGGACAGGGGCGGGCTGCGGGATGAGACGGGACAGGGCGCGACGCCACCGCAGCTGCCTAGAGGTTGGGGATGGCCCGGTGGACGCCGCCGCGGTGCGGGGATGGGGTGGCCTCCTGCCGGGATGAGGGGCAGCCCGTGGCCGCTCGGTTCGGCTCGGCCCCGCTGACTCGGGTGGGCGCTGAGCCCCCGCCTCCCCGCGGCCGCCATGTTGTCTGCCTGCGTCTAGTGCCGTGCCCCGACAAAATGGCCGCGGCCGTCGCTCTTAGGGGGCACTTCGCGGGGCCGAGCGGAGCCCACAGCCTCGTCCTGGGACAGGGACCCCGGGGGCGATGGCAGCCGCCGAGTGCCCTGCGGCAGGCACCTCTTGTCTCCTGGGGGCGCCGAGCTGGCCGGGGGCGCCGGCAGGGGTCAGCGTCCTGCTGCGGTACCCTGCCGCGTTTGCCTGAGCTGCGTCTGGCGAGACGTGACCCATTTACGATCGGATAATGAAGGAAAAGTACTAAGAGACTTTGCCTTTTTTAGAAAGCCAGTAATTAAATACTTAGTAGATCCATGAGTTTTACCGCCACTTCGAGTTAGCACTGGAAATACTCCGGGAATCTACAGGAAAGCGTGGTAGAAGTTCATGacagattttctgaaatctgtatAAAGCACAGTGGGCAGTATTTCACACAGAATGGCCCAGACTGAAAGGGACCTCACAAGATCTTAtagtccaactcccctgccaagcaggatcacctagagcacattgtgcatGGTGGCATCTAGGCAGGTTCTGAGTATCTCTAAAGGAGACTCcccaacctctctgggcagcctgttccagtgctttttATGCGCTTTTAAGTACACATATGATTTATGTTTTCCCACCATTTATTATAAACAAGGGTGCTtgagcagctttgcagaagtaACATTCTCAGTGTGTGTTTAGTACCTGGTCCAcagtgcttttgcttttaagagGTAGCTTATTTTATTGGGTTTTATTCACTTACCAAAAcagtcattttgaaatgaattgaaTTTTAAAACGGTGtggagaaaggagggaaaaaatcaaagttgGGTAGTTGAGGAAAAATTGTCATTATACTTTCAGTTTGATACTAATGGCTTGTCTATGGAAGCTGTTTCAAAgagcaaaatactttttctgttaCAGATGCGGCATTCCAGGCGAACTAATTATCCTGACTgggatgaaaaagaaagttgGGATCGCAGAAGATGTGACAGTAGTCAtaagaggaagaggagatcATTTAGTGGTACACAGGAGAACAAGCACTTCAAGCATGATCTTTCTAAACTTACTGATAGGTAAATAATGTTATGATTTCTGATACAAATAGGGACGTGCTTTAAGATTTTACTATTCTGATCTGGTCATCTGATAACATACTCATTTTTTGAGTTGGAGATCTTTCAAGATAGGTGTCTTACACCCTACAACAAAGAGCTGTCAGAGATACTGGAAGTTACTTAATTAGGTTTACTTAATCTTTTGTTTGTAGTAACTGTTCAGAATCCAGATCCATAAATGAGAGAGACCATCATGAACGACGCTATGTTGAAGAATACAGAAACGAGTACAACCCAGGATATGATAATGGACATCATCACAGAGACCATGAAAGTGGTTATCACAACCATAGTAGCAAATCATCGGGATATAGTGGGAGGAGTAGTTACAAAAGGAAATACAAGACACATCACAGTGCctgtcatcatcatcatcatcatcattcaCAGGTGGTATGACCAATTTTAATTTAGGATTttgtattttaggaaaataatcTCTCATCTGGGCAGTAGTAATTGAGGGGGTTTGGGGAAGTCTGTCAATAATATTTACAGATTAGTTCTTTTGTTTatattaatagttttttttttgctattttttttctctttagtgaGAACATACAGTTTGTAGGTATGCTTGTGATACCACAGAACATAGTCTTGCTATTTGTTTGTTAGATATATTTGAGCCGATTAATGAGTAAAAACGATCAATTGGAGTACTTAAAATACAGGCATTGCTTTCATGcctttaaaacttaaaattatgTCAACTATTTATTTCATCCCTACCCAAAAATCCAAATACAAACTTTCAAACTTGCTTTTGAATAAGTATCACTGAAATCAAGCAAGGATGTCagatttttgcactttttttggTATTGATTAAGATGTTTTAGGTCTTGGTAAAAGTCTGTAGAATCAGATAACTACGAAAACTGTCCTGTAGCAGGGTAGTTTTTCTGAACTTCGTCATATATTTAACTGTTAAAAAGCTGAAGATAGGATTTGTAGTTAATATCTTCAGCTGAGGCAGACgaaagtaaatatatatgttatttttgtgattaaaaagaacaaactcaaaactattattaaatatttagacCAGTGATTTCAACTTATTTAAGACGGGTATTCTAGTTAGCCCACAGGGGTAATTTATATAAGATAACAATTAAATCTTTTTGCTATAAGAAGTGAGGGCACTGAAATCCTAAAGCAAACTTCAGTGAACcagtcttttaaaagaaaaaaaattgtgttgtAATTTTTTGTTGCCTTGCCACTTTGAGTATCTTATCTGAAAATCTGTTCCTTGCcatgtttttctcctgtaacATAAACTATATGCCCTGTGAATTTCTGGGGACTGAATTTGAAATTGCTCCTGCCAACCGTTTGTGGCCTGGCGTGTATCTGAATGCCTGAATATCTCCCTGCTGAATGAATTTCGTATTCTGACCTGAATTGACTCGGGTTTATTGATTGGCTGGACGATCTTGGTGCCGTTCCAGAAGAGTCATCGAAGGAAAAGATCCAGGAGTGTAGAGGATGATGAGGAGGGTCACCTGATCTGTCAGAGTGGAGACGTACTAAGTGCAAGATGtatagaatatttttcaaaacttattAACTTTTCAGATAGAGTAATTTCTTTTAGCATAAGATGTGAGGGGGCTTTGgaagtcttttctttctgtctttttttgttttgttcgggggggggtggagggggattGTTACTCTTTTTCGGTAGAacttaaatgcatttcttgtttctttttcccctttttcccccaaaaataGTAAATGAAGTTAATGAATGTTCTAGAATGAGATACCTGTAAATGTGCCTTGATGAGAGATGTCCAGTAACATCTCTCAAACtagatgtttacatttttaaagaagcacAGTCTAGAATAATCTTCAGtgatagtttttatttttggttttgtttgttttatttttgtttgcttgtttttttaatgactgaGTAACTTCACAGCTTCTGTGATTGacagtccttttctttttagatgagATTGTTGCTACTTTGGGTGAAGGTGCTTTTGGAAAAGTAGTGGAATGTATTGATCACAAAGCGTAagtcttttttaataaatacctGTAATTTTTCTTACTGATACTATCACAGCATGAATATCATGAGGTGCTTTCAAATTGATTCTTTTGAGTTTACTTTCTCATGTATTGCTCtgtattttgttacattttgaCATAAcaataggtgtttttttttatttttaagtggcaTCAACAGGGGAATTCTGAACACTTCATGGTTGGAGTTAGAGATCAAACTGTTCTAGTTGTTAACTCAGCTTTCCCATTGGGGAAGGTTTCTTGCATGTTCCTTGAAACGTATATGGTACGGTGTTAGAAAAAATTTATTGTGTACCTTGAGGCAAAGTAAGCACACATTTGTGCTTAAATATGAAAAGATAAAAGTGAACAGTGTATTGGACAGAGGACCACTGCGGTAAGCAGTTCCACAGACACCTGTCTGTGACGATGTGTCATGAGTCTTCATATATACTTGCACCAGCCCCAGTCCTTTGAGCTTAGGCATGGGGAGTCTTAGCCTGGCATTTGGGTCATCTCTCAGTGCCAGTTCTGCTCACCAAGGGGAGCCTTGAGTAATTGGCATTTCGCAGTTGCTACAATGTAATGTTGCAACTGTTTCTTATCAGCAAGGGAAACCTCACTCACTTACATTAAGTCACTTGGTCCCTGGCATTTTTGCTTCCAGCCAGTTTAACCCATTCTGCAGTTAGGCCTTTTTGCCGAATCATTTCCTGCAGAAAAGTTGCAATTACAGTTTCCTTTTTAGTGGCCAGGTAGCATTCCTGTTGCTGTTCCAAATGTATGTTAGCACATCGTGGCAGAAAGAGCACCTTGACTTAATGGTAAGGcaggactggtggaggtgccATTGGGTGCATGTTCAGCCTGAGAACTTGTCCCTGGCAGAGGGTAAGGGGCTGACTGGCAGGTGGCCTAGACCTAGTTGTGTGAAGGTGAGTCCCAGGCcctgcacctccctgctgctgttgagTAGGGAGGAGGCCTGTGATACTTTGTGGCATACGTTCAAATATCATCTGCAGTGATGCAGTGCTGTTTGGGTTCTATTATAAATCAATAATACGTTTTTGTTTGATGGcagtttttctctgtaaaatagTATGAAACTAGGTTGGTTGTCTTCTAGTTAGTGTAGAAGGCATTTGATAgttcaatttttgtttcttaactgaagaaaatctgTCAGTTTTGACAGTTGTGTTGGGCTGCAAGAGGTAGAAGTTCCTGCAATAGCAGCCCAGCATACGTAAACACATGATATATTGTAAATCAGTAATTTAATCTTTAAGAATACCACCAATGTACAAAGTATCaagtaagtttaaaaaatgaatagttGATGAGAGACCAAGTTTCAGTTGTGCttttgtgtattattttttttaattggaagtCAGTATGTACTTAAAATCATCTTGATAAGGTTCAGCGattaattttgttattaaacAATGTATTTGATGATAATTACTGAATACTCTTAGTTGAAGCTACTCATTGTTCTAATGACTGTTAAAACATGTGTATTTCAGGGGAGGTAGACATGTAGCTGtgaaaatagtgaaaaatgTTGATCGGTACTCCGAAGCAGCACGTTCAGAAATACAAGTACTGGAACATTTAAATGCATCAGATCCCAGCAATACATAGTAAGTGTACAAAAAAGACTGTATGTTACCTTGGCTTTAAAAATACTCTATAGCATgtgtgttttagaaaaaaaaatcaaaacacgACAAAAACCGTAACTTCAGTACTGCAAACTCAAAATTACTACATAATAgctttgagtattttttttcctaaatcatACCAGGTTTCTTCCTTTGTGTCTCAGAGAGCTTGAGGGCCCTTGCTGTTCCTTTTAAAGGCTGGTCTAATTCTTGCATGTGTGTGTACAGCTGTACACCAGCCCCTCTGGGGGTGCGAGCTTTCgtgcagcacagggctgccaAGCCTTGACAGGCACTAGCTGTTAGTTCTGGATTGGATTAAATTTTCACATGATCTTCTTCAGACCTGTGAGACTGACTTAGGAGTCTGCTGTAGTGAGAGCAGTTGTACTAATGCGTGAGCAGATTTATCACAAGTTGAAGTACTACCTCCCTTATAATGTTCTTCTTGTGTGGGTTAGAAGAGCTTAATCAGTTCTCCCAGGGCTGCTTTTTAAGTGTCACCGGAAGGGGTCTCAGTGCTTCCAgcaagttttttgttgttggcaTTGTCCTCCTGTTCCTAATTTCTCAGTTCAGGAAAGGTTTTGTATTCTGATTTTTTGTAGTCTGAGTTGACTGGAGCATCTCACCTGGAACCAACATTTGTTAGAGCTTTTGATTGTTTTGAAGCTTTGCATCTTGAAGTAGGTTAGCGTACACGCAAGTTGAGCCTCTAAATGGCCGTAGTCGACGATGTCATATGATGTATACATGTCAGCATTATGTAACTTAAGTGTTGAAATTTATATGgtttcctgctttctgcagtcGCTGTGTCCAGATGTTGGAATGGTTTGAGCACCATGGACATGTCTGCATTGTTTTTGAGCTACTGGGACTCAGTACCTATGACTTCATTAAGGAAAATGGGTTTTTGCCATTTAGACTGGACCACATTAGACAGATGGCATATCAGATATGCAAATCTGTGAACTGtaagtgtatttctttttttattactcATTGAactttcttcacagaatttGCTAACAATGATATTTATCTTGCAGTTTTGCATTTGAACAAACTGACACACACAGATCTcaaaccagaaaatattttatttgtgaagtCTGATTATACAGAAGAGTATAACCCCAAACTGGTAAGTTGCTGTCATCTTCCCTATCCCACCCTCAGCCTTTTGGGCTTATTTTGTCACTTGAATCCCATTGTCTGTTTGATTTCAGAAACGTGATGAGCGTACACTGAAAAATCCAGACATCAAAGTTGTGGACTTTGGGAGTGCAACATATGATGATGAGCATCACAGTACTTTGGTGTCTACAAGACATTACAGAGCTCCTGAAGTTATTCTAGGTCAGTAGAAGTCTTTTTAGTGCAAGAGGAACTGTCTGCTTTTTAATCCAGTGCTGATAATTTTAAGCACTAACCACATAACAGGAAAacggatttaaaaaaaatgtcttgtttaTAAATATGCCTGGTTAGGCAGGCAGAGTACTGCCTATTTTCATAGTGGAAATGAGTTTTGTGCAGTCTGTCATGTTGATAAGATTTCATCTGCAGGATTTTAGTAAGTGGAATTGTGCTCCAGAAATACAGCTTGCTCAAGCTGTTGAGCTGTTTGTAGTACAGTATAAAAATgagctgctgatttttttcacagcacTGGGATGGGCACAGCCATGTGATGTTTGGAGCATTGGATGTATCCTCATAGAATACTACCTGGGATTCACTGTATTTCCGGTAGGTAGCTGAACCTCAAAGAGATGCAGCACAACTTGGTAAATACCTTTAGATGATTGAGTGGAattggggggggaggaggggtgCAAGATACTGTGCTGTACTGGTCTGCGCTGCCAAGTTGAGAAGAGGAGCTTTCTTGGAAGAGGCTACAGGTTACATACAGTAAGCGGTGTAGACAGCTTGATGAAAGGAGATCCCACTCTACTGCAACTAACAAGGTTTCTTCTCAGAGGCATCCGGTATTACTCAAGCATGCAAAGCACTTGTTCTGACAGCAGTGCTGGAAGGTGAAATTTATGaaccaaaaaaaaggaaaagcagggtaaaagatgaaaacaacaacaaaaaagtacatTGTAAGTCAATTCAGGTAGCAGATAACTACAGGCTCTCTTTATTACTTAGTCTGCAATTGATTATTGCTTGCATGGTATATAGTCCAAAGTTGAAGGACGGTTGGCTTGTGCTTCATGGTAACTTCTCTAACAATGAAGGTGAACATGTTGTTCGTTTCCTTCCAGACCCATGACAGCAAAGAGCACCTGGCAATGATGGAGCGAATACTGGGGCCTTTGCCTAGTCACATGATACAGAAAACCAGGTAAGTACATTTTACCTttacaacttcatttttaaattaaaatagaagttTGGTTTAACAGCAAATCGTAAGGGAAAAGACAAGAGACAGGACAAAAGGTAAAAGatacaaaaaaggaaaaggggggagaaaaaggaaaagacagacaatggaaaagaaaaaaggtaaaaggaaataaaagggaaaagaaaagacagataaGGTGAAAAATacgaaaaaggaaaagaaaaggaaaaagggaaaggcaaGGGACAAGAGAGACAGACAGGACAGGGGACAagacagatggacagacaggCAGACTGGGTAAGAGAGACAGAGGGGACCAGACAGGAcagtagaaaaggaaaatagaagtcatccaagggaaaaggaagaagatgagggaaaagagaagaaaagcagaagggaaaaacaagtgggaaaaagaaaggatgaggGAAATGACAAAACACAGACAAGTAAAgggacaagaaagaaaaaagagatgagaaacaagaaagtggaaagaaagaaatgataagaccagggaaaagaaaagggagaagacaAGGGAGacaagagaaaaggggaaagacaaagaaaaaaaagacaagtcagatgagggaaaagaaaaagatgagggAAAAGACATGACAAGGAACAAGACATAAAAGGTAAAGGGTAAGAAAAAGGAATAGGAAGGaatgagagaaaagaagaaggggaaaagacaagggaaaaaaggaaaggaaaaagacaagagAAGGGCAAACCGATGAACTTGTGTTTAAAATGTGGAGCATTCTCATGTAGATGTTTTCCATTGTGAGTAACGTGCTGATAAACATATCTGGGAGGGggcaaaacagaatttttgagTAACAAATCATGGTTTGTTTGTTCAAGGAAACGCAAATATTTCCATCGTGACCAGCTGGATTGGGACGAACACAGTTCTGCTGGTAGATACGTCTCTAGACGTTGTAAGCCACTAAAGGTAaaatgacagaaggaaaaatactttagGAGAGGGGAGCTGTAAatatgagattatttttttttaaataagttttttgTGTTCTATTCATGAAGGAATTCATGACATGCCAGGATTCTGACCATGAGAACCTCTTTGACCTCATACAAAAAATGTTGGAGTATGACCCAGCCAAACGCATTACTCTTGAAGAAGCACTAAAgcatccttttttcttccccttgaaacaagaaaaaatagcaCTGTCTCCTGTAGCTGAGCATGCTGATACAGATGGTATCAGTCCAccaaagaaacataaaagattttaaatatctaCTGTGTACAGTTATTTCATAAATGCCCTATTTGTATTAATGCCTCTCTTTGGATACTTAAGTTTAACTTAGCTGCTGAGATAAaagttatttaagaaaaagctgctgctgaaccTGATTGTGTTTCCTTAACAAATAAAATCTCAATACATTTTTACATCAATACATGGAAAGAGCACCATCCATCTTATGAAATAGACTTCTcctacaaaggaaaaacaatattACTGGTTTTTATTGAACTGTCCCTGGAATCATAAAACATGTAGGGAGGTGGGACAGTTAAAatcatttcactgttttgtgtAACTGAtgtttttggggggtgggagggctAAGAACAGACACAACCCTCTGCATTAAGTTTAAGGATGgcctttatttattattaaaaaaaaaaaagttacaaattaAGGAAGATCAGATTGCACTGTGATtacccatttcttttttcactttcataGGTGTACTCTGGTTATAAGTATTCCAGTTAATGCTGATTTTTAGTTTACAATAGTGTATACTTAGTCTTTACCAGATCTTTCCTGAATTTTGAGCTGTCCTGAGAATTGCCCTTAAGAAGTCACACCAAGTTTTGGTACGCAAATAATCTTAACATGTCAACTGCCAGCATAAAATAATCTCATTCTGGGGGTGGGGTGCAGGGATaggattttgttcattttaccTTGCAGCAGTTGTACATGTAACAAGGCACGCCCTTACCCCAGTACTGTTAGCAGCTTCAGCCTGTGCTCTAGAAAACTCTTCGGCTGCTGCATTCAGGACAGCACT from Aythya fuligula isolate bAytFul2 chromosome 6, bAytFul2.pri, whole genome shotgun sequence harbors:
- the CLK1 gene encoding dual specificity protein kinase CLK1, translating into MRHSRRTNYPDWDEKESWDRRRCDSSHKRKRRSFSGTQENKHFKHDLSKLTDSNCSESRSINERDHHERRYVEEYRNEYNPGYDNGHHHRDHESGYHNHSSKSSGYSGRSSYKRKYKTHHSACHHHHHHHSQKSHRRKRSRSVEDDEEGHLICQSGDVLSARYEIVATLGEGAFGKVVECIDHKAGGRHVAVKIVKNVDRYSEAARSEIQVLEHLNASDPSNTYRCVQMLEWFEHHGHVCIVFELLGLSTYDFIKENGFLPFRLDHIRQMAYQICKSVNFLHLNKLTHTDLKPENILFVKSDYTEEYNPKLKRDERTLKNPDIKVVDFGSATYDDEHHSTLVSTRHYRAPEVILALGWAQPCDVWSIGCILIEYYLGFTVFPTHDSKEHLAMMERILGPLPSHMIQKTRKRKYFHRDQLDWDEHSSAGRYVSRRCKPLKEFMTCQDSDHENLFDLIQKMLEYDPAKRITLEEALKHPFFFPLKQEKIALSPVAEHADTDGISPPKKHKRF